Sequence from the Drosophila innubila isolate TH190305 chromosome 3L unlocalized genomic scaffold, UK_Dinn_1.0 0_D_3L, whole genome shotgun sequence genome:
CAACAGCTGATTGCTCTCTGTGAGCGAGAGCCTCAGAGAGGATGATAAACTATTTGCTTATGCTCTTTAACTTGCTTGTTCACGTGCGTTCGTTAATTGATGCATGCGTATGAGTGTGACAAAGTAAATggtatttaaatacttttaaccGTCATCGATAACATTTTATAACAGTGTTTACTCAAGTGTTTGTTTCACATTTTACTTTCTACCAATGCACTTGTCAACTGATCGTGCTCTCTTTTTCTTACTCCCGCTCACTTGACAATTGAGAGAGTGTTGCTTACTTTTTGTCTCTCGTTTATTGCTTTACTACGAGTACGTGCCAAAAAtgtattgctgttgttttgcgGTTGTTTTTAAACTGATTTATTTATCTGTTGCAGTTTTTCTAAAGAATTTTTCGTATCGAAACGCGTGGCAAATCGAGACGAATGGCATTTCAAGTAAATTGTTTTATCCATGGCATCCGGCAAagaattaattgaaatgtcaCGTGTCCAAGCAGATTAAAACAAGATGCATTAATATAAGGTGACGTCTTTGTTGGCAGCTAAGGCAGTTAAACATTCAAAAGTTCTCTCGCGGTTCTCAGAGAGCAACTGTGTTTTGGCGACGTCACCTATCATAAATTCGCCTTGGctcaaaatatgtaaaagaaGGAGGAGCAATTACACAAATGTgtttttacaaattacaaatttttaacatatgttttgtttacatttaattacagCTGCAAAACGAATAATATCAACAGTAGCAACTCAGTGTTACTTAGTTGCATTTGAGTTCCCAAAGTGTTAAGGAGAGAAAATCTGGAAAACTGACTGTCAAAAGAAAGATTCGCTGCGATGGCAACTTCATCGGTAATcgccaccaacaacaccaacaacacaaTTAACGCGGGCTCAGCTGCCacagtcgctgccgctgctgctgccaccgccgctgccgctgccgccgttgTAGTCACATCGACGCTGAGCACACGTAAACGCAGCTACGAGACTGCGATTGTCATGCCCGCCATGGAAGCCAAAAGTCAAACGACACcaataacgacaacaacaacgacgacgataCGATCAACGTCAGCAACGAAAGCTTCGAGGGCAGCAAGCAGTCCGGAACGAGAGCTCAAAGCGGATTCGGTAGTTGTGGACATTGTGGACAGTGTGGACATTGCCGAGTCACAGACAGCAATCACATTGCGCGACTGCACGCGCACAATCTCACAAAGCGATGCTGATGTCGATGATGGCGGTGAAGCGACCTCACCCGATGACACCCTGCCCTCTGCCGCCTCCACAGCAGCTGTCGACTATCTCAATGGAAGCCCTGGAACGGCAACTGCATCTCCAAATGCATCTGCAAATGGAATCAAGCGTCAATATGTTCTACCGCCACCGCGTCCTCACACGCCCGCTGAACTGGCGGCGTTATCCAATCGCCAATCGAATATCAGCAGCGGAACTGCCGATTTGGCGGTAAGTTTCAAATCCTAAAATGTCTTTGTCAAGGTCATAGGAAATTGCATCATCAGTGATACAGAAAAAAAGGGGCAGagaaatgtattaaatttgttctggaatacacatatgtatgtatgtatgtatgtatgtgttcaTGTAACTTCGGAGTCAACTGCGTTgttgcaatttgaatttgttcatttttaatgaCATCAGCAGACGTGAAATTATCAGCATATATTCCAACTCTGATATAACCACTGCTGCCGATTTAGCTTATTCCTGTATCTAGCAGTaattagaccccgtacttaaaaaactacaggggtctattaagtgCGTAACATCTATAAAAAGttcgtaacaggcagaaggaggcgtggcagactttttaaagtatatattcttgatcagcagtcgatatagccatgtccgtctgtcctgacgtctgtatgaacacctagatctcagagactataagagctacaCACACCAAACTCGGTATGTGGGCTCCTCTAAATTGAAGGCagataaacaacatttttttttttttaagtactacTATTTTATATAGCTTCCGTAGGACCGATCAatcaaaaatcatgttttattatgaaatactttttgtttttggagatatccaaactgatagaatatgtattCAAGTTGATCCTATAGGTCTTGAGCAATTTAGCTTAAAATCAGCTTATAAGTATCTAAATGTCTGAGCTCTGGGTATCCCACAGTTGAGTAAtctaaatactttttaatttttaccagGTTTAGCTTTTtctatagtaagtacggggtctctgacagtcgagtatgctcgaaaTACCGAGATAATTTCGGTTCTTAAAAATAgcaatagaaatattttaaaaaagttaatataaaagcaaataatatgaatttcataatataaaaatttaattagatcaatatttaagtttaaaattaaaatttgtttaaaaaacgTTAATTACACTCACCTTAAAAACATGGTTGCATTTAATGTTTGATTgcaccgaaactaaccgttatacgtgaatcggttactaatcgggtattttgatttgaataatttcactgatttgatataataataaaaaaatatgttttagtTAGCGTTTCAGTTACAGTTACTAATTTCAATTGGTTCCGGTTTAATTACGGTTTTATTTCCtgcgttttttttaaatttatttcatttattttatatataaatcaacatttttaaatcacatatattaatattttgaatatgaatGAATTTGGCActattatgcatatttaaataactagaaattaatttcgaaCAATGTCGTTTTTTTGATTCTTACTCTTTGCCCTAACTGACTGAATATCTGCAAAGAGAGCCCATATGGTAAGAGCTATGAAGCTGAAATACTTACacatattgatttatttttatacatttaatgtATATGTTGTTAAACTAAGTactcaaatgcaattttttttttattttccatcacttttaacaaagtaaaacattttacataatttaatctagaatttttttaaattttatagacAATTTGCAAGCCGGCGCCTTTCTCCGGCGATGAGGAGGCAATTTTGGAGCGCGAACGTTGCGATTATACAAAACGGATTACGTATCAAATGGCACGTTCTGGGCAAACGAATCGCCGGGTGCGCGTCTACGCGGATGGCATCTATGATCTGTTCCATCAGGGCCATGCCAGGCAACTAATGCAGGCCAAGAATATATTCCCCAATGTGTATCTAATTGTGGGCGTGTGCAATGATGAACTCACGCATCGCATGAAGGGACGCACTGTCATGAATGGATTTGAACGCTACGAAGGTGTACGCCACTGTCGCTACGTAGATGAGGTAAGGATAAACACTTCAACCTCCTAATAACCCTAAAATTAATTGGCGTTGACCCTTCTTTCTTTAGATTGTCCAGAATGCCCCTTGGACGCTATCGGATGAGTTTATAgcggaaaataaaattgactttGTGGCTCACGATGACATTCCCTACGTACACGATGGTCTCGATGATATCTACGGTCCCCTAAAGGCACGCGGCATGTTTGTGGCCACAGAGCGCACTGAGGGCGTCTCTACCTCTGACATTGTGGCTCGAATTGTAAAGGATTATGATTTGTATGTGCGTCGCAATCTCGCACGTGGATACTCCGCCAAGGATTTGAACGTCTCTTTCCTATCCGAGAAGAAGTTCCGCCTGCAAAACAAAATGGACGAACTGAAGTCGCGTGGCAAGCGTGAATTAACCAAAGTCAAGGGCGACATTATTACCAAGTGGGAGGAAAAGTCCCGTGAATTTATTGACACATTTCTGCTGCTCTTCGGACGTGAGCGTCTCAATCATTTGTGGAACGAGTCCAAGGGCAAGTTGATTCAAGCGCTGAGTCCACCTGGCAGCCCATCGGGTTCGATAAATGGCGATGACCTGGACGCGGATGCCAACGATTCCTCCGATGAATATCTGGAGCTGCCCACAGAATACAGCGGTGGCAGCAGCAGTtctttaaatggaaaaaagaaACGATTGTCGCTGGCCCGACGCAGCTATCTAAAACATTCGGCCTCTGGATCCTTTCCaaatgacgatgatgatgataatgatgatgttgcctTCGATACGGAGTAATTGAAAAGATTCAAGAAGAAACTTTTAGATTTGGCTAGCCTAAactatatttcaattttttctctctctctctctgtctgtctttaagctattgtatatttattaaattgttgtttggtGCAAAAGGAAATTGTGGCACACACGGGATCGACCCGCAACATATGCAATATTCTATAGCTCTAAATGGTATTTGTAATCTGCTAGATTTAGTTTCACTTGCACTCGCTCCTCGTCTTCGTCCACGCCCGCCTCCAGCCCCGCCCCATAACTTTGAGTCGAGAGTAGCAAATTGTTTAGCCAAATGAGCCGCAAATCATTCACGGAAGTAAGCATGAAGAAACCCAACATAGAAGActcattttttgtattaagcCTTAAAGATTTGTGCATGAAAGAAAAggagcaaaaaatatatagatatatttatattaaattatttcgcGTAACACCTTTAACGATaagttaaaaaacaacaacataaatacataaaacataaataaataaatacatagatacaaaaaatacacacattcgtaacaaacagaaaataaatctagaaaatgaaaaataaacatagTTGCAAAGTACGGTTTGCAAAAAGCtttgttgaatattttttgaaaaataaagttgaatgcAAAAATGAGTATAACcctttcttaaatatatatttggttGGTTGAGTTACGGAAAATCAGGAAAACTGCCGTGACCATTGCACAATTTGGctggaatatatatacaagtattttCAGAGCAACTGCGTTGTTGCAATTTGCCAAGCTGTAAAATCAGCACACGATGAGAgatctaaaattatatttaggtattgttattattgaatCCATTAGATGAAATCATTTCTAGAGACTGAAAGCAAGTAAATTAAGTCACCAAGTTACTTGATGATACATATAATACTCTTGGTGTTTTATAACACACAactgattataataattacactaggcaacaaattttagctttttggctattaaacgaacgaaacccactttttctttttggatagatttgagtccacaaatgagaaaaaacaattttttttagattttttttaaaaatcttgtttttttttttaaatcttgttttttttttaaatcttgttttttcttacatttttacaGGTGCGCTCtattttgtcatcattacttgtAAATGCCAAAAccaattttcaaaagctttaatttatctaaaagctaatgaatatatctatatttcattcataaacagtcttagttaattattttaatttgaatttttactttaaaactcaaggagaacttaaaaaaaataattaaattttcgttactatttatttacatagctgtATTAATTActcgtcgtttaagatatgattaaTGAAAATCTATAGGACGATACGAGATTCACtatttgtaagtttggtacaggcaacttaaaaaaataaaaaagttgttcatacttaAAGAAGCCTATTGACCGTTCTTATCGATAGTTCCtataataaagtaataataaagtttttcatactaaagatggattttcgaccgatcgtttctatggcgactatattgaatagtgaaccgatttgaaccaaatttggtagggaTACATAACACATTACTAGATACTCAACCTGCGAGATTAGAggatatatcttaagaaacaacaacaaattgatattatgtgagattggttaaggtatctctaaaaacacaaaaaaatgtcatactATAGGTCATGCTGCTCCACTagaaagtcataaaaatcggaaaaaatcgccatagatttttatgaatcatatcttaaacaacGCGTAATGAATacagctatgtaaataaaatagaaacgaattttattaagagttttccttgaattttaaagtaaaaatagcAAAGCCAACAATCatgattttcttaattcaaaaatagatagctctaaaactactggCTTACatctaagactgtgtatgaatgaaatatagatatattatattatatatatttattagcttttagataaagtaaaaatttcgACAGTCGTTTTTGGCATTTACATCCAAAAAAGGGGGTTTtgttcgtttaatttttgggcTGTTGCCAAAAGTAATTATAATAGCAACGATACTTATAAAGTCATACTTAATTGATTAGTATAAAGGTATAAGTAGATTTAATCCGTCTAGACtttattttgatgttttttaaacttctattttagatttttatttcaaaatgagAACTAACttaagtttttgatttttaatcagtttatttatacacatatgaaagttttaataattgtttggGACATTAATTTGAGACACGAACTATCTgactgaatattttttatatttaaagattcAGCTGCGATCTTAAAATCAAATCTCGGTTAAAACCCTGCTAtaccaataaataaaaaattatttaaattgttttaatacataaaagtttttgacAGAGCCACTGAAACTGGCTTAATTACCATATAATTTACCTGTTATTATTTTCTGTTATACGAACGGTTGTTCAAGGTGTTTGGCATTCAAgtgtaaaattaattctatctatacatatacattttaaatatatatatttctatgtcACATGCCtggcttattaaaatttatggttttcaacatttaaaagtGTGTTGTTTAAAATGagctattaaattttaaatagccaAACATTTATGTGCATTTGCTTAGCGACCAATTAATGGTTTTAGtaatatattgttatattattaGGGTATTTCTAGACGTTGCAGTTACatgaaattgattaaatttaagtctATATCGAAACTTTtggaaatcaatttgtattgtTGCTACGATTGAGGCTTTAATTGGCCTCAGTTTCTCTCACAGTTCGACATTAACTGATCGAGCTCGGCTCTcagatttttatacccgttacttgtTAAGTACGAGGGTATATAGTATTTGTtgcaatgtatgtaacagacagAAGACGactaagaattaaaaaagacacatatttgtgttttatttttaaaaatagtaattGTATCGAATTACttccatttattattaacttttttctaGAATTACTAAGCgactgtaataaaaataaaaacaaaaatatataatccaaAACAGGTATCTTACtttttccaaataaaatgtggaaattttacattttgttaaaataatttctatattattGATTACAAAAAAGTCACCACAACCACAGCTTTTAAGATGGAACgacattttttaacaaaaaatatatccatttattataatttcccATCCCACTTAATCTCGTAATTTTTGTCAGTTGGAGCTTAAAACttactacttttttttttttttttttaactattttaggCCCTTAAGGGAATTAATGAAGTAGAAAAACATAATAACATAACACAACaaacataacataacataacaCAATTTCTATATTCTTGACCGATGAAAAAGTGCatccacagtttttaagatgggatgtttttttaatggtaaatattattatcagtCAACTCTTAATCGCATTCAGACCGGTTAGATATAGTTCGAGCTATggctgttttaagtttttaatcaattggtacattttatttagttgaagATTAAAACTGATAGATATAGATAGAtggatagatagatagatatagatagatatagatGTTATATGTTTGAATGGAGTAGAGGGTATCTCTTAATCGGGAACTTGAATATagcatttttacttttttcagtTTATATCGTATGATATCGCCTCGTGCCAAGTCGTGCGACTATTTCTTCCTATTTATATAGAAGAGCACGAGTATATTCTATTATAATCTTGCTTAATTTGTggcaattgaaatttgtagtGGCAAGAGGAAGAGAGCGTCTAGTCAGCCGAGCTTTATTGTGGTCAATTGTATTGATTTGCAGCCAGTTGCCGCCAATTAATTGAAAGATGACTGCGCAATTGAATCGGACCCAATCCTCGACAGAAATTCTCGTAGTTATCAGTCTTATTCTCAGTCTCAGTTAGCCCAGCATTTGATGTCAAACTGTCAGCAGTTCCATGCCAGGAGCTCAGTTATACAGTTGATAGCAATTCAAGCAGATATTCCCACTGTGATATAACTAGAAATTAATTCCTATATATTTGctataagttttttaaaagatGTCGGAGCCGGACGATTCACCGCCAACCTCACAAATGTTTGAATACAAAATGTTGCCGCTGCACATGGATTTCAAGGAGTTTGTAAGGGATtaggaatatataaaaatataaaaaaaattatctatattttattttctcttattttttagaCAATTTGCAAGCCGGCGCCCTTCTCCTGCGATGAGGAGGCAATTTTGGAGCGCGAACGTTGCGATTATACAAAACGGATTACGTATCAAATGGCACGTTCCGGGCAAACGAATCGCCGGGTGCGCGTCTACGCGGATGGCATCTATGATCTGTTCCATCAGGGCCATGCCAGGCAACTAATGCAGGCCAAAAATATATTCCCCAATGTGTATCTAATTGTGGGCGTGTGCAATGATGAACTCACGCATCGCATGAAGGGACGCACTGTCATGAATGGATTTGAACGCTACGAAGGTGTACGCCATTGTCGCTACGTAGATGAGGTAAGGATGAACCCTTCATCTTTCTAAAAACACCAAAATAAATTGGCATTTACCCTCCTCTCTTAAGGTAGTCCAAAATGCCCCTTGGACGCTATCGGatgaatttttagaaaataataaaattgattttgtggCTCACGATGACATTCCCTATGGTCACGGTGGTCAGGATGACATCTATGCTCCGTTGAAGGCACGCGGCATGTTTGTGGCCACTGAGCGCACTGAGGGCGTCTCCACCTCGGACATTGTAGCTCGAATTGTCAAGGATTATGATTTGTATGTGCGACGCAATCTTGCACGTGGATATTCCGCCAAGGAATTGAACGTCTCTTTCCTATCCGAGAAGAAGTTCCGCCTGCAAAACAAAATGGACGAACTGAAGTCGCGTGGCAAGCGTGAATTAACCAAAGTCAAGGGCGACATTATTACCAAGTGGGAGGAAAAGTCCCGTGAATTTATTGACACATTTCTGCTGCTCTTCGGACGTGAGCGTCTCAATCATTTGTGGAACGAGTCCAAGGGCAAGTTGATTCAAGCGCTGAGTCCACCTGGCAGCCCATCGGGTTCGATAAATGGCGATGACCTGGACGCGGATGCCAACGATTCCTCCGATGAATATCTGGAGCTGCCCACAGAATACAgcggtggcagcagcagctccctAAATGGCATTAAGAAACGCAGCTTTCGCTCGGTGGCTGGATCCTTACCAGACGACTATGAtgtcgatgacgatgacaatgaaaatgataatgataatgatgatgccTTCGATACAGAGTTCGTTGAACGGCGCAGCAATTGAAAGAATTCAAGACaaacacttttaaatttggctagccttaaaaacaatattacactttctctctccctctctctttctcttcttgtTAAGCTATTGTACAAACATGCAATTTTCTATGTAAAAATTTAACCGGTTTTCATCAATATTGTCTTTTGGATTATTTTCGACCTTTAGAGTAATTATGCATCATAATTTTTTCGAAAGTTATtagtatttgaaattttgtgaaatttttacaaGCGAAATGTCAATATGATTAATCTAATATTATTCCTAATCTAAATCTTGTATATTTCATtagtttgatatttttcacaaattcCGCTCTAGATTTTTACAATTACTTGGAACTCCTTTAACTTTGTCAATACTGAACCGTTTCCGATAAATGATGTCGTTTAATCATTATCTGACCtgtaaaacaattttgaattacttttttaaattagttttcagtttcgaaattatgttttaaaactgttaaaaatCGTCTAATTTTTAGCTATGTTCTCTGCCTTTATTGGATTATATATTGTTTGTTATATAATTATGCAATTACATATGagtgtaaaataattaaaataataaaagatttaaatttatgttatttgtaATAACGTTGAAATAATAGTAATCCTGCGACTTTATCGctctaaacaaaaatttccatttttcatatttaatgttGTATACTACGGTATTTGTTTAATGCCATGGTTAATGTCATCCAGGATGATCTATGGAGCTCTATTCATGCCGACAGCGAAAAGGGGAACCATTTTCTTGCCCTTTGCTTTCTTTTGCTTCTTGCTGGCTGAGGCATCCACTGCAGAGGTGTTTGCTTTGCCACCACCAcgttgctgcttctgttgaCCCAAAGCGCCGACAAATAATTCACCCAGTGCCCAAGGACCGACAGCACGCAACTCGTTCTCCTCATCTAGAGTGGGACGATTGGCGACAGGAGCAGCTTTCGGTGTCGGCGGAGCAGCGCGACCCCAAGCTCCCATTTGAAACTCCGGACCAGAGGAGTTGCCTGGTGAGGCTACGCTGCCAATGCTGGGCCACAATTCCTGCTTTGGACTGGCAGCCACTCTGGAGTAACATACAGAGCTTGCCTCACCAATAGAGATGGGCATAGAGCCACGCGGTGCGGGCAATTCCTCTTCAAAACCACACTAGAAAGAAAAGATAGTATTAGCTATAGAACTACAGATTATTGGGTTTGTTCTTACAGTTGGAAACTCATGAGTCGAGCTTAGATTCAAGTTGGCTGCACTGGCAATCAGTTTGCCCATCTGGCGATCATTGATCTCGTTAATATGTTTCTCTCTTTTACGTTCTTCACGCTCGCGACGTTGGCGTTCCTTTTTGCGATGCAGCAGATCATCTGCAAAGATTGAATAGCATTAGTAAcagtttgaaaacaaaaaaaaaaagaatgccATATATAAACCTTgctaaattttaacaaattgtatCTAAGCTCcaagggtatacaaattaCAGCAATAACTACCAATATATTTAACCTATCTGAATCTGATACGGTTGGATGACTGATATAAAAGTAATGTAGTGTAAGGACAATACGCGACTGTTCACCGAACTTGGAGTTGCTAGCTCTTAGTTTTGCAGTTATTTACAGACGGACAACGCTATATTGACTTGGTTGTTGATGCTAATCTATATTATATACCCttgtaacgggtataattatataaatttacccTTAAACAGCTTAAGAATGCTGCCAGCAATAATTGGAGGCTGTAGTTCGACCTCGACAACGGCAAACTGACAGGTGAGCGGCAAATGACCCAAACAGGTGAATTTACGACGATGCTCCTCGTCCATGGAGTGATGGTCCTTTTGTATTATCGGCGCCTTGATCAATACAGGGGCTAGATCCAATGTGCCATAGCATGCCTGTagcattttaacatttaagggatgcaaataaatgttttgcCCATCATTCGATtgataaaagtaataatatttgttggtgttgtggatgttgttgttctggttgttgttgtaggaGCTACTGCAGCTGCTTGCCTCGCCCAAGGATGATACCGAGGCATCGTCAGGTTTCTCATCAATAtcaagaattttgacttgttgCTCCTCTTCCACCAATTGCAATggtagctgctgttgttgttggggttgCTCTTCTGGCTCCAAGCCGAGTTTGTCGCATCGTTCGTTTAGTGTGAGCAGCGCCTGCTGTATGAAAATATCCTCGGGACAGGATATATCCGACTCTGCCAAGAGTTCGCGACGCTCACGATCGATAATGGCTGCAACATCCACACGCCTGGCAACCAAGAACTTGGAGAAACGCTTGGCATCATCCAGAGCACTCAACAGAGGGAAACGCTCATGCTCTAAAGCAGCTCCTCCTAATTCTGCCTCTGCATAGCGCTCTATGTACATGGAACCCTTGCGACGACGCATTAACTGAAAGCTTATAGAATCTCCCATATTCATAGACTGCTGCTGTTCGATGGTGCAGCTCTTGAGATCTGCGGCATGGATGGCATCATAGCAGATGGGACACTTGCGCCAGGTCTTGTCACTCAAGGATAGGTAATGCAACAAACATGGCCAACAATAGGCGTGGCCA
This genomic interval carries:
- the LOC117788761 gene encoding choline-phosphate cytidylyltransferase A — its product is MATSSVIATNNTNNTINAGSAATVAAAAAATAAAAAAVVVTSTLSTRKRSYETAIVMPAMEAKSQTTPITTTTTTTIRSTSATKASRAASSPERELKADSVVVDIVDSVDIAESQTAITLRDCTRTISQSDADVDDGGEATSPDDTLPSAASTAAVDYLNGSPGTATASPNASANGIKRQYVLPPPRPHTPAELAALSNRQSNISSGTADLATICKPAPFSGDEEAILERERCDYTKRITYQMARSGQTNRRVRVYADGIYDLFHQGHARQLMQAKNIFPNVYLIVGVCNDELTHRMKGRTVMNGFERYEGVRHCRYVDEIVQNAPWTLSDEFIAENKIDFVAHDDIPYVHDGLDDIYGPLKARGMFVATERTEGVSTSDIVARIVKDYDLYVRRNLARGYSAKDLNVSFLSEKKFRLQNKMDELKSRGKRELTKVKGDIITKWEEKSREFIDTFLLLFGRERLNHLWNESKGKLIQALSPPGSPSGSINGDDLDADANDSSDEYLELPTEYSGGSSSSLNGKKKRLSLARRSYLKHSASGSFPNDDDDDNDDVAFDTE
- the LOC117788762 gene encoding choline-phosphate cytidylyltransferase A-like; translation: MSEPDDSPPTSQMFEYKMLPLHMDFKEFTICKPAPFSCDEEAILERERCDYTKRITYQMARSGQTNRRVRVYADGIYDLFHQGHARQLMQAKNIFPNVYLIVGVCNDELTHRMKGRTVMNGFERYEGVRHCRYVDEVVQNAPWTLSDEFLENNKIDFVAHDDIPYGHGGQDDIYAPLKARGMFVATERTEGVSTSDIVARIVKDYDLYVRRNLARGYSAKELNVSFLSEKKFRLQNKMDELKSRGKRELTKVKGDIITKWEEKSREFIDTFLLLFGRERLNHLWNESKGKLIQALSPPGSPSGSINGDDLDADANDSSDEYLELPTEYSGGSSSSLNGIKKRSFRSVAGSLPDDYDVDDDDNENDNDNDDAFDTEFVERRSN
- the LOC117788760 gene encoding RING finger protein 10, whose translation is MDNNNKKQQQQQRTNKSSAEAQRKSSDLHVNKTRNSRRREQLATPRNEQQQRNVKQPQQQQQQQQQQQPAKLRANVDKRPRARGGNGNGSGYGQGSSYGDGDGDGSAGTDADYFNGSTGLAAMGAGYKRSGDLDYELNSVYVHGSKKQNLNHLLNFHCVPRHELSSDWHATGHGHGGHGVVSRRQPRYNKEQFLQANFQFVIRSSAKAQVNGSPDTLIDWNLIEQINIHTTEEPQCPICLYPPVAAKLTRCGHAYCWPCLLHYLSLSDKTWRKCPICYDAIHAADLKSCTIEQQQSMNMGDSISFQLMRRRKGSMYIERYAEAELGGAALEHERFPLLSALDDAKRFSKFLVARRVDVAAIIDRERRELLAESDISCPEDIFIQQALLTLNERCDKLGLEPEEQPQQQQQLPLQLVEEEQQVKILDIDEKPDDASVSSLGEASSCSSSYNNNQNNNIHNTNKYYYFYQSNDGQNIYLHPLNVKMLQACYGTLDLAPVLIKAPIIQKDHHSMDEEHRRKFTCLGHLPLTCQFAVVEVELQPPIIAGSILKLFKDDLLHRKKERQRREREERKREKHINEINDRQMGKLIASAANLNLSSTHEFPTCGFEEELPAPRGSMPISIGEASSVCYSRVAASPKQELWPSIGSVASPGNSSGPEFQMGAWGRAAPPTPKAAPVANRPTLDEENELRAVGPWALGELFVGALGQQKQQRGGGKANTSAVDASASKKQKKAKGKKMVPLFAVGMNRAP